CCCTCTATCCCCCACTCCCCACTAGCTGCTCCGGTGGAGGAAGTGAACCCTCTCAACAGACCTGAGCAAGTAGCGGCAGGAGAGAGACAAGAACaacaggtatgtgtgtgtaggagtaACCATACTTCTGCTAATTTGCCTTGAGAACCCTCAAATTCCTTAGCCAATATATATTTTCTCAAAGCTCTCCCAGACGCATCATTAATTGTGACTGAAAGATGTCCCTACTGATAGTTACCATCCTCCATCCTCTTTACAGGTACCTCAAGAAGCTGCACCACCGGAAGCCACACAGCCACAGCCACAAGAACTACAAGACCAACAGAGACAAGGAATACTAGCGACTATGTTTGTATTTGTTACCTCATTTTTTACATCCCTTGTACCTCACCAGAGACCAGAACTGCAAGCCAATTAATTAAGCCATTTGCTAACATGTGCATTGCATTGTCAGTTGTGTTATTCATCGACAGTTAATGATgaagttaatgatattcattgagaCTAACCACTTATTAATTACATTGTTGAGGTTTAATCAAGACAACCACCATGGACTGTATTAGGTGCTAAAGTAATGGTTCAAAGGCCTCTTGCGTTGTCACACCAGTTCTCTACATGTTGTGTGAGGGGCGAGACTGTATCTGGAGAATTGCTGCACAAGATGATCTATGAGAGAATGTAAAGACACCATCAATAGCTCCCAGTACAGTCGATATTGACTATAAATTGAGTAGAAGGCATAGCAGCAGAGCAGTACAGTGACACAGCAAGGCTTTCCAAGACACAGTTACAAGACATTAACAATCTATTACTACCCCCAAACACATTGCATGGCCTTTGTCGAACAGCAGCAGCATAGTGGCTATCCACGAGGAGAGCCACAGCAGCAACCCATAGCCCCCCCACCGAGCTCCATGTTTGCATTTCGACCTCCCCCTGCATTCTGCCCGAGATGCTACTCTCAGTTTAATGCGAGTTTTGCCGTGGGTGGCATGTGCCCTCATTGCAACCACCTCCTTCCTCCACTCATGCAACCAACCACTCCTAATCTGATGCCTGTACCTCTCAACAACCCGCCCACTCAAGGAGAGAACACCTTTGTCATGACCGACGTTCTCCATGTTATTGAAGATGTGTTTAACGACCAAGAGGATGCGTTCACCTCGGTAACTCTCATTAAAAGCGAGCCGTGTTCGTGCGGAAAATCTGACCGTGTGATGGTGTGTGAAGTGTGCCAGGCTGTCGTGTGTGATGAGTGTCTCCCTAGTCACGAGAATCAACATCGTCTCCGCCCTTCTGAAACTACAGAAGACTCTCCAAAGAACTGTTTAGTTCACGAAGAGAACAAAGTGACTTTGTTTTGTCAATCCTGTCTGACTACATTGTGTCAAAGTTGTGCTCTGAATGACCATACAGGGCACAGTGTGGTGAGCGTGACAGAGGCTTATGCTCGCTATCGACCCTCCGTCGACCAGCTCTTGAGTAAGAGTGAAGTGGAGATCAATCTGTTGGACCTGTCCCTGGCCGATGCTCAGAAGATGTGTGGGAGTGTAGGGAAGCAACAGACGGTTGCCGTGGAGAGAGTACGACAAGTGTTCCAGGAGCATAGGGTCAAGCTGGACCAGAGGGAACAAGaggtggttgtgtgtgtgtgtatagtccaagctactggtataattataaatgtgtgCCAATTTGTGGTTAGTGAGCCTTAGAGATCTTCTTTGATTGCCTttgtttacatgtactttcCATGTACCTAACCTTGTTCTTTTAAAAGCCAATTGTAGGGAAGCTCTTGTTCTTGTGTGTTGTTGTGTAAACTTCCTCACTTTGAATTTGTTTGTTTACTCTATAACTTTGAGCAGGAGttccttgtacatgtatatattggCTGTTCATATATTACAAATGCTTGTTTTTCTTACGCAGGTAATTGGGCAGATCAATTCAATTGCAGACCTTCGATTGACAAACCTTGGCAAGGAAATATCGACTGTCAAAGAACATCTATCGCTACTCAAGGCTCTCTCCTCTCAAGCTGAGTCAGCACACATGGATAACAGCCAGGCAGCAATCCTAGAGGCACACTTCAAACTATCCAATAGCCTGCAGAAGTATCGCTCCATCAATCGGAACCCTTCAGAAGACGACAGTTTCATCATCAAGCCAAATAACTCTGTTGCAGAAGAGGCTTTGAAGAGTTTGTGTGTTTTCACTACCGCCCCCCACCCCCGCCACTGCACGGCCATGGGAGAAGGCCTCAACCATCCCAGAGTGCATCGTTTATGCACCGTCACACTCTGCACCAAGGATCGCCAGGGGGAACGTtgtgtggagggaggggaACGTCTGTTTGTACAGCTCAAGTCCAGCCCTACTGGAGCTGTCCTCTCTGCTGACGTGAGGGACAACAGTGATGGTTCCTATTCTATCAACTTCAGGCCACATCTCAAGGGGGAGCATCAACTGGTCATAGCCATTCGGGGCCAGCACATTCAGGGCAGTCCATTCACACTCATGGTCGATGGTGGGAGAGAGTACGGTCGATTCGGAATGGTCAGTAGCATATTCGGATCGGAAGGCTCGAAAAACGGTCAATTTTGTCGCCCTTGGGGAATTTGTTGCGATCACCATGGAAATGTTATCATTGGAGATCGGAGCAATCATCGTGTTCAAGTGTTCGATTCTAACGGACAATTCAAGTATGCGTTTGGTGGTGAGGGTAGTTGTCCTGGGAAGTTTAATCGTCCCGCTGGAGTGGCCATTACTCGTGAGGGCAACGTTGTGGTAGCCGACAAGGACAACCATCGTATTCAAGTGCTCCAACGTGACGGCTCCTTTCTCTTCATGTTTGGTTCCAAGGGAGGCAACGATGGGCAGATGATCTACCCGTATGATGTGGCTGTCAATCAACTGGACGGTAGGATCGCAGTCACCGACACTGGCAACCACCGTCTGCTCATCTTCAGTCATGATGGCGTGCTCCTGGGAAAGTTTGGCTACAAGGGCTATCTGTGTGGACACTTTGACTCTCCTCGCGGCATTGCTTTCAATGATGACGGCCACATCATTGTATCTGACTTCAATGTTCATCACATCTTGGTCATACATCCTGACGGCACGACTGCACGCATACTCGGGAGTCAAGGCACTGGGAATGGACAATTTATGAGACCTCAAGGCATTGCCGTTGATCACATGGGACATTACATCATAGCCGATACTCGAAACAATCGAATTGTCATCATGCACCCAAATGGACATTTTATAGGCAAATTTGGAGTTGGCGGGCAGGGCCCAGGTCAGTTGGATCGACCCACCAGCATTGCCGTTATGCCAGACGGGAGGATTGCTGTTGTTGACTTTGGCAACTCAAGAGTGCAAATATTTTAGACTTTTACGAACCAGAAACAGTGTTGCGTTTATTTTCCCTTTCTATTATTTTTTTGTACTGCTTTATGACCACCATTCAGTAGACCTGCGTTATTCCCCTTCTTATTTTATGCACTCGTATACATATCTACTCTTAGCTTGGCTAAGTTCATGAATGtgctgcttataattatattgtgttGACTCAACATGTGAGGTATTGAAGGTTGATAGACGCAGCATGAGGTGGGCGGGGCATGTGTGGGAACTCTCGTGGGGCTAATTAAGCGGTAAATTATAAACATACCCAAGGCATTAAACACTTAAACTCGCTAATGATCAGTTGATGATGATTACAATGAAATATGACAAATGAGATCAGGAAAGTATTATATTACAATGAAATATGACAAATGAGATCAGGAGTATTATAAGTTATACAGTCACAGAAATGCATGATTTGAAAGCGTCTCTGTTGATTCGTTTAAGAATAGTCTTCAGTTGCTTGTTAGGTCCCACTTCgacaaaggtcaaaggtccaTTATCTAGTATGCCCCTCAGTGAAGCCTCCCACAGTACCGGCTGGGTCACCTGATCAGCGAGCAATTGTCGTATTTCCTCAACTGATGAGTAAGGTCGCCCCGTTACATTGGAGATGACTGATAGTCGTGGCATTGTTACATCCATTGTCTCCAATAGACGAGTTAGTTTGGGTACGGCTGAGGACATTAATGAGGAGTGGAATGCTCCAGATACTGCCACTTGTTTCACCACTCCCCCTTCTCTCACcgccccctcctccacacacctcacaccgtCACTACCTCCGGACACGACCAGCCCTCGTGGGAACATGTAGTTAGCGATGCAGACTTTAGGAGGTGGCGTTGTGGCAGCATTGGCTTGATCACACAGCGACTGaaccacttccgtttccaGGCCAACCACGGATAGCATGGATCCTGACATCTCCTCACAGGCAGCTTGCATACAGTCAGCTCTTGTCTTGATCAGCTGGAGGCCTGGGGTAGGAAAGACCATGATAGTAGAGGAACTACTAGAAATGGAATAACACAGATCATATTACTTAATAGCTGTGTGTGGCTACCTTGTTCCAATGAGAGGGCTTCTGCAAATATAAGAGCTGTAATCTCTCCCACACTGAAGCCAGCAGCCGCTGTACATCCAGACAGTACCTGTAGAGAAACCAGTCGTGTTATATAAATGCTAATAGCCAGTCACTCactgtaattaattaattgcgaattaattaattaaatgtACCTCAGGAGACTGGGCCTCCAGTTGCTGTAGAGCCACTAATGATCCTACCACCACTGCTGGCTGGCAATGTACCGTCTGATTCAGCATCTCTCGAGGTCCTTGTAGACACAGCGACTGTAGGTCATAACCCAGCACTCTCTCAGCTGTCCTGAAGATGGTGCGTGTGCCAGGGAGGTCTTGCAGCTTGCAAGTCATGCCCACATATTGGGACCCCTGTCCAGGGAAGAGAAGGGCATAGGAGGACAAACTGACAGCTCTCCTGAGGTGTCTTTGGAGGACAGCAACCGTTCTGTAGCTTGTGTTCATACTTCACCTTTTCTGATATCAGTTTATTCTTGTGCAGAAAAGTTGCATGGTAAAGGTCGCCTTTGCAGTTGCCATTCTCGCACGTACACGCCCCCTCTATTGAGGGTAAACCCCTTCGTTGCTATGTACCCGTATCATTTAATATCTTTACTGGCTACCGGATGGATGGCAAGATACGACGAAGACCTTCATGAGAACTTGTTCTTTCAGTCTCTGGTCAACAGATTCGGAGCTCTTTTCAACGAGGCTGCTGAGAAAAGATGGACTGTGAGAGCAggcataccacacacacatagtgaCACACCCCCTTTCTTCTTACAGATATTTGTTCCTCGTGCTGATACTGTGTCTCGGCTGAAACTGACTAAAGTTGACTTTGAGAACCATGTTGTCATGCCAACCAGTGAAGAGGGTCGCTTCATTTCGCTCAACAGGAAGGTACGTACCGTATAATACCTGGGCTTGTAATAacagcgccactctaattatacaaaaatttgaatatttctcccatataattattatagcacttTCATTTTAGTACCTTCCTTTGATATTTTTTggggtgctgtaattacagtgtgtgtgtgtgtgtacataaacGAGCTACATACACAGatcaatagctataattatgtgctaccacatgacacatacatgtacatgtgcccggtgtgtgcttgtgtgtagagtgtgttGGTGGAGGGTGGTGTAGTGACTGCTGGCCATGGATACAAGGAGTTACGAACTGTCAAGATTCTGTTCGATGAATGTTTCTTCAACTCGAGAGAGGAGAGCTACCAGATATTCTGTCTCAATCAGCCACTAGAGGGAGGTACGTTCGTTGCCcctcactcctcacacacctcacacaccctcacactcctcacacaccgcacacacaccctcacagcacTCGGAGAAGAGGTGATTCTGTCGCTCGAGAATGTGGAGGACTGCATCAAGTACTTGTGGGGGGAACCTGGGAGTGAGAAGGTTCGAAGGGCAGCTGACCGCCTACTAAACGTGTTCCATTTGGAACGAAGCTCGAGCATGAGACTTATTTTGGATGCGTCCATGGCTCTCTACACACGAGTCATTCAGGAGGTCTACAAGTTGGTACGTCCTATCAAATCATAATAATCATTCATGTGATAGTTTTTTGTTCCTGTATAGAAGAAGTTTCACTCACGCTCGCAAATTTCATTCTGCAAACTAGCTGTGGAGGTGAGCAAGTAGTTAAtgcattatacatgtacattctgtaatctacaatgtacacacacacacatacagacgtATGTACTGGCTGCTCTCCACAGAAAGATTTTTAAGGAAGTGTGCTTCAGAGTGGCCTCAAAAGTGAGCCCCTACAATTAGTATACCTGCTTGTATTagcccctctccccccccctcccttaGGATGCTATCCTCAACAAAATCACACGCAATCTCTCTGACGTCTCTCCACAATCACTAGGCATCAAAGAGCAGTACCAGTAAGTTGTGCATACTCTAATAATATTGATaatactctctctctcctctTATAGGTTGCGTATCTCCAAGGCCCGTgcagtgctgagtcagctcaaTCAGTTTGCCACGCCCCTAGAGAAGCTGTACTGTTTCAAGAGCTGTGTCTCCACTCTAATGGAGGGAGAATCACAGGACCCACTGACGGCTGATGAGCTACTGCCCATCCTCGTCTTTCTAGCCATTATCACTGACATTCCCAATTGGATGGGTAATATTGTCTACATCACGAAGTTCCACTTCTCTCACGTAGCGACTGACGAATTCACGTAAGACAACCctctcacacatcacacatctcacacctcacacatcTACACCTGACACCACCACCTCACAGGTACTACATGACATCCTTTGAGGCGGCAGTAGAGTACATTCGCAGTGAGGCCCATGAGATAGCCACTCTCACATCAGGTACCCCCCTCCCTCTCACACATTGTATGGGATTCAACAACATCTTGTCCCACCCAGGTATCAATCAGGTCACTGTTCAGAAGCTCCGCTCGAGCAGTCTCCATGATGGTGGTGATTTTTTTGAGACTGTGTGTCGTGGTGACGTGGCCGCTATTCGCTCCCTCCTCAAACGAGAGGCTGCTGAGGCGGAGTCCTTCAAGAGCCGACTCTGTCATCCTCTCTGTACCTGCTCATCTTGCAGAACTCTCATCGACAAGTAAGAGATCAGTGACACTCACATGGCACTCATGTAACGTCTCCCTTCCCTGCAGACAATTGGACAATTCTGATCGAGCGTCTGTATTCTCGAGAGATGAGAATGGCCGGACAGGACTGCATCATGCAGCCAGATTAGGTACGCTattctactacatgtacacagatggATTTTGGGACCTCTCTTTGACAGCCTGTAACTTTAGTCTTTAGTTTGGGTCAAACTTAAGCTTAAAAAGTGCAGTTTTTTTTTAGTGTTTAATTTCTCGATTTCACAACTACCTAGCAAATGCTGTGGTGTCAGTGTGTCCCCTCCCTCCTTAGGTCACTCTGAGCTGGCAAGTGTGCTACTAGAGCATGGAGCATTGCCCTCAGCCACTGACCATCACTCCTCCACACCTCTGCATCTAGCATGTCAGAAGGGTCACCAAAAGGTCGCGGTGAGTCCAAGCAAGTGTTGGCTGACTTTTAGCTTATTCTCTCTTGTCAGCTCATACTACTCGGAGAGGTGGAGAAAATTAACGCTGCTGataaccatggcaacactCCACTGCACCTGGCATGCTCCAATGGACAcgaggaggtgtgtgtgtgtgtgtgtgtggactaagtacagtgtgtgtatacgCTCCCCtcctgtgtagtgtgtgaagGCTCTGTTGTTCAGCAAAGACCAGTGCCGTGTTGACACTACTAACAACCAGGGGGACTCCCCTCTCCACAATGCTGCTCGTTGGGGATACGGTGAGCCACCCTCCCTTGTCACGCCTCCTATTACACCTGCCCCCTTCCAGCATCCATAGTTGGGGTATTGCTGACCCACGGTGCCTCCATGACAATCCTAAACAGACGGAGGGAGTCACCACAGCAGTGTGCTCAGAGTGTAAAGGTATGACTACCTCTTATTGGGACCTACACTACTATTCCCCACTTTCCCTCCTTTCTTCTCCGCTActcctccccctctctctccgTGTACTGTCAATATATACTTGTGTCTACAAACGTACATGCACAGGTTCAGGAGCTACTGAGCACTGTGCAGACAAGACGTGATGAGTCTGACTTGAGTGACGACTCTCAAGTGCTGAGGATGAAACATGTGAGCAAGAGGATGTCTATCAGAGGTTCCTTCAGTGAACCAGACAGACAGGTGAGTAGCAATGCAGGGGATCTCTTGTCACCTCACCCCCAACCCCCACAGCTTAAGAGGCTGTTTCGTGCTGTGCGTGATGGAGACACCAACTACGTCAAATACTTGTTTGGTTGGGAGGAGGGAACAGCCAATCAATGTCACCCTCTCTGTCAGTGTGAGAAGTGCTCCCAACTCAGAAAGGTGATTAGTACTGTCCCTCTACCCTCCCCTACTGTCCCCTCACTTATTGTCCCTCTCTCCCCTACAGTCCCCTCCCATGGCCGTGCTCTCTATCAACAGCTGTGACCCTCAAGGCCAGACACCACTTCACAAGGCGTCTCTGTTGGGGcacattaatatggtggaccTGTTGCTAGCTCACGGAGCAATGCCGGACGTGAGGGCTAGGGAGAGTCAACAGACACCACTACACTTGGCCTGTCAGTACAACCAGCAAGATGTACGTGTCTGAGCAAAATACGTTCTGTTGTGTAATTATGCATTGCCTCAGGTTGTTCTGATGCTACTGGAAGAAAGTGCTAGTGTGAATGTGCAGGACGTACAGGGAAACTCTCCCCTCCATTTCTCCTGTACCAACGGCCACCTCGACACGGCTCTCCTCTTACTGGCTGTAAGTTTACTGTTCGAGGGGTTATTATGTGTGTGCTGATTCCCCTCCCTTCCAGCGTGGAGCTGATGTGACCATGTCCAATGTCCGTGGAGACAGTGCACTGCACAATGCTGCCCGCTGGAACCACGCCCCCATAGTCCAGCTTCTCATGCTGTATGGAGCACAATACAAGGCTACAAACAACGAGGGAAAGACCCCACTAGACCTCACCAAGGTAACCATTATACAAACACATTCCCACATGGACCCCtgccctgcccccccccccctaggatGAGGAGGTACAGAAGCTGGTGCTCATGGCCATCAGTGGAGAGCTTATGGTCGGACGCTacaccacacccctcacaccatccacaaaggccacacccactcatgCAACCAATAGCAACAAGCCGGTAGTACGTCAGACTACTCCAACACCACTGTTCCCTGTGGAAGAGGAGCAACTGTTCACGCCTCTGGAGGATGACCACGCCCCCTCAACAGACCACACTCCAAATTCCAAAGTTCGGGATCTCCTCCAAGCTATTGAGAACTTTGACAGGTGAGGGAGAGAGTGCATTGTAGAGTGTGTTAGTTACCCACTGTGTGCAGGAGGGGTACACTGAAGAGGACCAACACTATGGACCGTAGCGCCCCCCTCCTCACGTCCCCATCCCAGTGCCCACCTCCCCCAGTGATACCTCCCACCCTGGTGGTAGCTGGGATAATGTAGCGGCTCCTCCTCCTCCGTCCAATGGGATCCTTGGTCAGAGCTGGGACTGTGTACAAGAGCAGGACGTTGTTAGTAGCCAGTCATTagaacacacactaactgTGCAGCAGCAGTGATcgtgttgtgtatgtgtgtgtacttttcgttttgtgtgtgtacaagtgtTGTTGATCTAGAGAATGGTAATGGGTGTTTTGCAAAAGTGTAAATGAACGATCttttgctgactcatcaaCTAGCAGTTTATACACACGGCGTACCTTACCCAATACCAGTGCAGCCagaactagctagctagctagcaagacGTTAATTTGTATAAACACATAGCGAGTAACATCGACAATTAACATCTGTACATTAGTACTAATCTAATGACCAAGGCTTTCTTTCAGGCAGTCGTGTAAGCGTTTGTTTGTACATGTTTAAATACATGCACACCCGGTaccccaacacacaccacacatactgtactgcactgcatgtgtcTAGCTTTCTGTCTCATTGAAATAACCACCCACCTCCCGTACTATACAGGTCATGGCATCCAAGGTACGCTCTCGTAAGGTGGACCCGTTGGCTGGCATTCTATCGCTAATCAGTAACGGCAAACTAACGGAATTGTGTGAGCAATTGAAGGAATCTCCCGATCTCCTCTCTCTTCTTGAACAGCGGCTACAAGAGCCGTCAGTGCCCAAAGGCCACTCCCCCCTCGTTGCCGCAGTACTAGGAGACCATATCAAGGTGTTCGAACATCTCCTCGACAAACACTCCCCAAATATTGAGCAAGAAACATCTGCCGTTATAGAGGGAGGTTATCCGGTGGAGGGGGCCACACCCCTTTGGACCGCATCGACCCTAGGACGACTCCACTTTGTGAAGGTGTTGATTGATCATGGCGCTGATATTGAGCACACCACCCTCTCCCAGTCCACGCCCCTCAGAGGTGCGGCCTTCGATGGCCACTGTGAAGTATGCGAGTACCTCATCGAACACGGTGCCGATATTGATAAGCCCAACCAAGTCGGTCAGAGCCCTCTAACTATAGCAGCCGCTATGCAGAAGAAGGATTGTGTCGAGCTGCTCATCAAGAAGGGAGCTAACATCAGACATCGAGGCCACAACGGGGACACCCCCCTACATGTTAGTGTCGAGTCAGGAGATGTAGAAATGGCCAAACTATTGGTGAATGCTGGAGCCGAGAACGTAGCCAATGACGTTGGTTTCACTCCTTCCATTCTGGCATCATGTTATGGGCACCAGGAGGTCGTCATGTTTCTCCACTCCAAGTTCAAACTGGAGCCCCTCGAGATGTACAACTGCTACTGCCTGTTAGCCGCTAAAGAGGTACTGAGTGGAAACGATCCAATGGCTAAAAAATGGATGACCGAAGCTGTGAAAGTTCGTAGTTCAAGTAATCTGACGGGAATTCCCCCTAGCGATGGGGTGTACGACAACTTACACGAGCCGGTAACAGAAGCGGAGGTTCAGTACATTGCTCAGAACGAGACGAGGTTATTCTTTGTTTCCTCCATCTACTGCGAGAGGATCCTGGGACGCATCCACCCCACAACTGCCTTCTATATACGCATTAGTGGAGATATGGCTTTGTCTGAGAGTCGATATCAAAAATGTGTGGATCTGTGGCAGCGATCGCTGGATTTTGACAACGCAGCAAGAATGGCATACGAACTTCAGATCACTGAGGACCTGCTGTTTGCGATTAGAGGTTTTTCCATCATGGCTAGTGACAAGTTCACCCCTCCTGTTGAACCACACTTCAAGTGGGGTCTCAAAGAATTGCGATTGGCCCACGAGAGCAAGATCTCAGAGATTAGCGTTGTGAGCTGCTTGTTTCGAATGCTAGGAGCCTGGGTTAAAGTGTGCGAGTGTATGGAGAGCCGTGATGGCCGACGTAAAGAGATGGATTTGTTGAGGGGAGCTGTGATTGAGTTGGTTCGAGTTATGGACAGTAAAGAGTGCCCCCTCTTGATAGCCTGCCTACAGAACTTTCCCGACCATGGCAGTGGGGCTGGCAAAGATGTCTACTCTCAAAAGCTGCCTCTGGGCAAAGTGGTGTCTCTGCTGATAGAACACGGTTGCCCCATGCATTGTGAGGATGAGAACGGACGGTTTCCCCTCCACCTGGCAGTGCTACTCAAGGACGAGTCAGCCCCTGAGTGTATACGTGCACTCTTGGAGTATGGGGCTCACACCGATGCAGTTAATTTTGAAAACAAGACAGCCTTAGAGTTGGCCAAGAACTTGGACCCGCCTCCTGTACCTGGAGTGGTGGCCGAGCTGTTGACTGCCACTACCAACCATCTCTCGTTGCAATGCCTCGCCTCGAGGGCCCTCATACAGAATGGTATCGAATACAGTCAAGTGTTGCCAGTACGTCTCATCAAGTTTGTATCATGGCACGAACACGATATGACAAACTCTGTTAGTAAAAACTGAATTAGATACGTAATCttatcgtgtgtgtgtgtgcctttaTTCTATTTTTCAATTTTGTATATAATTGCTTTTCCCTCTTTATTACGTCAACAACAATGATGtttgcttataataattatgatcacttggttacatgcacatgtgctacTGTACTCTAGAATTAACTGCAAAAAATTAACGGGACAACAAATTTGTGAGCAAAAACTGTTTTCCAATTATGTAATATTGCTTTGCTCTCTTTATTACGTCAACAtggtgaataattatgatcctttggttacatgcatgtgtgctatAGCCTCGATACCAGGCCGCACCTCCTCAAAAAGTACTAGTGGGAGGTCAactagtgaaggaggctagtgtACTACTGTACTCTGGAATGAACTTCTTGTCATTGACACATTATTTTAATCATGGTAAATAGTGGTTGAAAAAAGACAACTGTACAAACATAACAggcaacattaattttgctatgGCTACTGTTTGGTGGGTACATCTAGTCCCAATACTGCCAGTGCCACAATGGCTGCTGCCTGCTCTGATGACTTCTTACTCTTCAACCTGTGCATGGAACAACGACTGATGAACTGCCTTTACCATAATAGATATCTCACCAGAAGCTAGAGGAGTACTTGTCTCCACACACAGTCAACACTGACTTGAACAATCGATCACGAGAACGTTCcacctagtgtgtgtgtgtgtgtgtgggggggggtgatgaCGAGCACTACTCACTGTGTTATAAGAGGGAGGGTCGAGGTGGCGTTGACTGCAATGCTCTAGTAGCTCTGACTTGGGGGTGTGTGCTGGGTAGTCACGTCTGTATGAACacactaaaccacacccaccagttACAGTTCATCAAACACCTCTCATATTTGACGCAGAGTTCTATAACTCCCTCCTCCGTTAGTTCGGCATCCATCCTCTGTCTCTTGGCCCCTCCTGGACTGAAGCTGGCCACACCTAATGATTTCTGCTCCCTAAGGGAAAGTCCCTCAATCACATCACTCCTACAAGCCTCGGCAGCGTCATGGTAACCAGTCATACCCCACAAATCACTACAGGAGATAAATTCAACAACCACTTTGACATCCTGTCTTGATAAGGTTGTCTTCTAGTGATGTAGGACTGTCTCACCAAATCTCTCTGATGTTCTTGGCTGAATGTAGACGTGCCCCAAGAGGTCCCTCCATACGATCAGCCATCATCTGACACACACAGTATTTAGTGTTGGAGCATCCATTGCCAGTGTCAACTGCTAACTGCAAGTAACGCtttatgacatcatcaatcTCTAGTGCCCCCTCACGTCTGCGATTAATTCACATTACATCATTAACAGGCATTTTTATAAGTTTACCTGAATACTGATGGATTCCACTGCGCTGCCCTGGCTATCATGACACTTTCACAGCCTGCAGttacacatcacacacacacatacacacacatcacatcacacacacatacacacattacacTCAGCGACACACATTACACTCAGTGACACACATTACACTTAGtgacacacacatcacacacacagaacttACCAGTGAGAGACTTGATTCTGTCCACGTCCTTGTAACTTGTTATCTCATTGGAGCgaccactgcacacacacgagtacatgtatgcacacacacggctAGTAGTGTAGGACTCTCACTTGGCTATGACTGGGATAGAGGCTCTGCTGACTA
This region of Halichondria panicea chromosome 12, odHalPani1.1, whole genome shotgun sequence genomic DNA includes:
- the LOC135344738 gene encoding ankyrin repeat domain-containing protein 27-like isoform X2 yields the protein MYPYHLISLLATGWMARYDEDLHENLFFQSLVNRFGALFNEAAEKRWTIFVPRADTVSRLKLTKVDFENHVVMPTSEEGRFISLNRKSVLVEGGVVTAGHGYKELRTVKILFDECFFNSREESYQIFCLNQPLEGALGEEVILSLENVEDCIKYLWGEPGSEKVRRAADRLLNVFHLERSSSMRLILDASMALYTRVIQEVYKLKKFHSRSQISFCKLAVETYVLAALHRKIFKEVCFRVASKDAILNKITRNLSDVSPQSLGIKEQYQLRISKARAVLSQLNQFATPLEKLYCFKSCVSTLMEGESQDPLTADELLPILVFLAIITDIPNWMGNIVYITKFHFSHVATDEFTYYMTSFEAAVEYIRSEAHEIATLTSGINQVTVQKLRSSSLHDGGDFFETVCRGDVAAIRSLLKREAAEAESFKSRLCHPLCTCSSCRTLIDKQLDNSDRASVFSRDENGRTGLHHAARLGHSELASVLLEHGALPSATDHHSSTPLHLACQKGHQKVALILLGEVEKINAADNHGNTPLHLACSNGHEECVKALLFSKDQCRVDTTNNQGDSPLHNAARWGYASIVGVLLTHGASMTILNRRRESPQQCAQSVKVQELLSTVQTRRDESDLSDDSQVLRMKHVSKRMSIRGSFSEPDRQLKRLFRAVRDGDTNYVKYLFGWEEGTANQCHPLCQCEKCSQLRKSPPMAVLSINSCDPQGQTPLHKASLLGHINMVDLLLAHGAMPDVRARESQQTPLHLACQYNQQDVVLMLLEESASVNVQDVQGNSPLHFSCTNGHLDTALLLLARGADVTMSNVRGDSALHNAARWNHAPIVQLLMLYGAQYKATNNEGKTPLDLTKDEEVQKLVLMAISGELMVGRYTTPLTPSTKATPTHATNSNKPVVRQTTPTPLFPVEEEQLFTPLEDDHAPSTDHTPNSKVRDLLQAIENFDRRGTLKRTNTMDRSAPLLTSPSQCPPPPVIPPTLVVAGIM
- the LOC135344738 gene encoding ankyrin repeat domain-containing protein 27-like isoform X1 — its product is MYPYHLISLLATGWMARYDEDLHENLFFQSLVNRFGALFNEAAEKRWTIFVPRADTVSRLKLTKVDFENHVVMPTSEEGRFISLNRKSVLVEGGVVTAGHGYKELRTVKILFDECFFNSREESYQIFCLNQPLEGALGEEVILSLENVEDCIKYLWGEPGSEKVRRAADRLLNVFHLERSSSMRLILDASMALYTRVIQEVYKLKKFHSRSQISFCKLAVETYVLAALHRKIFKEVCFRVASKDAILNKITRNLSDVSPQSLGIKEQYQLRISKARAVLSQLNQFATPLEKLYCFKSCVSTLMEGESQDPLTADELLPILVFLAIITDIPNWMGNIVYITKFHFSHVATDEFTYYMTSFEAAVEYIRSEAHEIATLTSGTPLPLTHCMGFNNILSHPGINQVTVQKLRSSSLHDGGDFFETVCRGDVAAIRSLLKREAAEAESFKSRLCHPLCTCSSCRTLIDKQLDNSDRASVFSRDENGRTGLHHAARLGHSELASVLLEHGALPSATDHHSSTPLHLACQKGHQKVALILLGEVEKINAADNHGNTPLHLACSNGHEECVKALLFSKDQCRVDTTNNQGDSPLHNAARWGYASIVGVLLTHGASMTILNRRRESPQQCAQSVKVQELLSTVQTRRDESDLSDDSQVLRMKHVSKRMSIRGSFSEPDRQLKRLFRAVRDGDTNYVKYLFGWEEGTANQCHPLCQCEKCSQLRKSPPMAVLSINSCDPQGQTPLHKASLLGHINMVDLLLAHGAMPDVRARESQQTPLHLACQYNQQDVVLMLLEESASVNVQDVQGNSPLHFSCTNGHLDTALLLLARGADVTMSNVRGDSALHNAARWNHAPIVQLLMLYGAQYKATNNEGKTPLDLTKDEEVQKLVLMAISGELMVGRYTTPLTPSTKATPTHATNSNKPVVRQTTPTPLFPVEEEQLFTPLEDDHAPSTDHTPNSKVRDLLQAIENFDRRGTLKRTNTMDRSAPLLTSPSQCPPPPVIPPTLVVAGIM